From Rubrivirga sp. SAORIC476, a single genomic window includes:
- a CDS encoding YafY family protein, with protein sequence MPRSDRSLNKTERLFALVLLLQNRPNMTSRDLADHFGVSRRTIFRDLRTLGESGVPLTYAEAGGYEILEGYQLPPLMFSAREAATLLVGTGFTKLQPDASLRTDADAVAMKIRNVLPEPVRDYIDRLQELTVLAPFNETQGGGGATEDEQGLWFELSEAMARQRVVKMTYYVASRDEETVREVDPLGLVYYSDHWNLIAYDHLRDDIRNFRLDQIKKLRTRFDTFTPPAGFDLKEHLRERGTSPENVRMTVRFRNRAWRWARRQVPADVEQELPVGDGWTEVTFEFENLAYVAKWLLRYGTDAEVVAPAALRTEVAEQARAVAEMYGAVPA encoded by the coding sequence ATGCCCCGCTCCGACCGCTCGCTCAACAAGACCGAACGCCTGTTCGCCCTCGTGCTGCTCCTGCAGAACCGGCCGAACATGACCTCCCGCGACCTCGCCGACCACTTCGGCGTCTCGCGGCGGACCATCTTCCGCGACCTCCGGACGCTGGGCGAGTCCGGGGTCCCGCTGACGTACGCCGAGGCAGGGGGCTACGAGATTCTGGAGGGCTACCAGTTGCCGCCGCTCATGTTCAGCGCGCGCGAGGCCGCCACGCTGCTCGTCGGCACGGGGTTCACCAAGCTCCAGCCCGACGCCAGCCTCCGCACCGACGCCGACGCGGTGGCCATGAAGATCCGCAACGTGCTGCCCGAGCCGGTCCGCGACTACATCGACCGTCTCCAGGAGCTGACCGTGCTGGCCCCGTTCAATGAGACCCAGGGGGGCGGCGGCGCCACCGAAGACGAGCAGGGCCTGTGGTTTGAGCTCTCGGAGGCGATGGCCCGCCAGCGCGTCGTCAAGATGACGTACTACGTGGCGAGCCGCGACGAGGAGACGGTCCGCGAGGTGGACCCGCTCGGGCTGGTCTACTACTCGGACCACTGGAACCTGATCGCCTACGACCACCTCCGGGACGACATCCGCAACTTCCGGCTGGACCAGATCAAGAAGCTCCGGACGCGCTTCGACACGTTCACGCCGCCGGCCGGGTTCGACCTCAAGGAGCACCTCCGCGAGCGCGGCACGAGCCCCGAGAACGTCCGCATGACGGTCCGCTTCCGGAACCGTGCGTGGCGCTGGGCCCGCCGCCAGGTGCCCGCGGACGTGGAACAGGAGCTGCCCGTCGGCGACGGCTGGACGGAGGTCACGTTCGAGTTCGAGAACCTCGCCTACGTCGCCAAGTGGCTGCTGCGGTACGGCACCGACGCGGAGGTGGTGGCCCCGGCCGCGCTGCGCACCGAGGTGGCCGAGCAGGCGCGGGCGGTCGCTGAGATGTACGGCGCCGTCCCGGCCTGA
- a CDS encoding bifunctional UDP-sugar hydrolase/5'-nucleotidase has protein sequence MNQPPLLRLLAVLAVVLAGCASPAPVMSSGVAGVLPSPDAVTFTVLQMNDVYEITPVEGGQAGGLARVAGLRAQLLAQDPNTLTVLAGDYLSPSALGTARVDGERLAGKQMVAVLNALGLDAAALGNHEFDVSEEAFAARMAESDFAVISANALQADGTPFPNVARRAVLPVVVAPGDTVRVGLASVVLPSTVKDWIHYLDADSTLRAEVARLDAETDVVLALTHQAFADDATAAATIPGIDAVLGGHEHENVRALRGPRMVPVLKADANARTVFVHHVTLDRRSGDVSLESELVFVTPDTPEDPATAAVVAEWVEAAYAGFRADGFEPENVVVTTTSPLDGREGTVRTRPADLGILIAEGFRQASGAEVAILNGGSIRIDDVISAGPFTEYDAIRVLPFGGEVLSVQMTGATLVRALDQGLANAGTGGYLQTAGLARTADGTWTAGGTPIDPARTYLVGVNDFLVSGRESGLGFLDVSGPDLTEVGRHGDVRRALIDALLRAYE, from the coding sequence ATGAATCAGCCGCCCCTCCTTCGCCTCCTCGCCGTTCTCGCCGTCGTCCTCGCCGGGTGTGCCTCTCCCGCGCCCGTGATGTCGTCCGGTGTCGCCGGGGTCCTGCCATCGCCGGACGCGGTCACGTTCACGGTGCTCCAGATGAACGACGTGTACGAGATCACGCCCGTCGAGGGCGGGCAGGCCGGAGGGCTGGCGCGCGTCGCCGGGCTGCGGGCGCAGCTGCTGGCGCAGGATCCGAACACGCTCACAGTCCTCGCGGGCGACTACCTGAGCCCGTCCGCGCTGGGTACGGCGCGCGTCGACGGCGAGCGGCTGGCGGGCAAGCAGATGGTGGCCGTCCTGAACGCGCTCGGGCTGGACGCCGCCGCACTCGGCAACCACGAGTTCGACGTGAGCGAGGAGGCATTCGCGGCGCGGATGGCCGAGTCCGACTTCGCGGTCATCTCGGCGAACGCGCTCCAGGCCGACGGCACGCCGTTCCCCAACGTCGCCAGGCGGGCGGTCCTGCCGGTCGTCGTGGCGCCCGGCGACACGGTGCGCGTGGGCTTGGCGAGCGTGGTGCTGCCGTCCACGGTGAAGGACTGGATCCACTACCTCGACGCCGACTCGACGCTGCGGGCCGAGGTCGCCCGCCTCGACGCCGAGACGGACGTGGTGCTGGCGCTCACCCACCAGGCCTTCGCCGACGACGCGACCGCGGCCGCCACGATCCCCGGCATCGACGCCGTGCTGGGTGGCCACGAGCACGAGAACGTCCGCGCGCTGCGTGGGCCCCGCATGGTGCCGGTGCTCAAGGCCGATGCCAACGCGCGGACCGTGTTCGTCCACCACGTCACGCTGGACCGCCGCTCGGGCGACGTGTCGCTGGAGTCGGAGCTGGTGTTCGTCACGCCCGACACGCCGGAGGACCCGGCGACCGCCGCCGTCGTGGCCGAGTGGGTCGAGGCGGCCTACGCAGGCTTCCGCGCCGACGGCTTCGAGCCCGAGAACGTGGTCGTGACCACCACGAGTCCGCTCGACGGGCGCGAGGGCACCGTCCGCACGCGGCCCGCCGACCTGGGCATCCTGATCGCGGAGGGCTTCCGCCAGGCGTCGGGCGCCGAGGTGGCGATCCTCAACGGTGGCTCGATCCGCATCGACGACGTGATCTCGGCCGGGCCGTTCACCGAGTACGACGCCATCCGCGTGCTGCCGTTCGGCGGCGAGGTGCTGAGCGTCCAGATGACGGGCGCCACGCTCGTCCGCGCGCTCGACCAGGGCCTCGCCAACGCGGGCACGGGCGGCTACCTCCAGACGGCGGGCCTCGCCCGTACCGCCGACGGTACCTGGACCGCGGGCGGAACCCCCATCGACCCGGCGCGGACCTACCTCGTGGGTGTCAACGACTTCCTGGTGTCGGGCCGCGAGTCCGGGCTGGGCTTCCTCGACGTGTCCGGCCCCGACCTCACCGAGGTGGGCCGCCACGGGGATGTCCGGCGGGCCCTCATCGACGCGCTGCTGCGGGCCTACGAGTAG
- a CDS encoding FKBP-type peptidyl-prolyl cis-trans isomerase, which produces MRLSRFLPLPILLGFLALVAAAPTLSGCDGTGNCDVTTPFSFENISPEGTELGTAVASGDCVSIDYVGRRAVDDSVFARGTDRAFFFPNGLQGVVTGFVLGMAGQRVGETRLVTVPPDRSIGYGNFENPPLAEGLVGIPACSVVEFEIKLRAIYQDSRPCQ; this is translated from the coding sequence ATGCGACTGTCCCGCTTCCTCCCCCTGCCGATCCTGCTCGGCTTCCTCGCGCTGGTCGCCGCCGCGCCCACGCTCTCCGGCTGCGACGGCACCGGCAACTGCGACGTCACCACCCCATTCTCCTTCGAGAACATCTCGCCCGAGGGCACGGAGCTGGGCACGGCCGTCGCGTCGGGCGACTGTGTCAGCATCGACTACGTCGGGCGTCGCGCGGTGGACGATAGCGTCTTCGCGCGAGGGACCGACCGGGCGTTCTTCTTCCCGAACGGCCTCCAGGGCGTCGTGACGGGGTTCGTGTTGGGCATGGCGGGGCAGCGCGTCGGCGAGACGCGCCTCGTGACCGTCCCTCCCGACCGGTCGATCGGGTACGGCAACTTCGAGAACCCGCCCCTGGCCGAGGGACTGGTCGGCATCCCGGCCTGCTCGGTCGTCGAGTTCGAGATCAAGCTGCGGGCGATCTACCAGGACTCGCGCCCCTGCCAGTGA
- a CDS encoding NUDIX hydrolase, whose translation MLLFLPTFVRDHDPVPAEGWHADGEPFRLYRALEDAEAAAVAPDGHLGRVLVLDAARLTLHGDPPTTAHVAREAVLNVDLDGDLWRPAPVVAAGGVVVRPGADGPEVLMIFRRGAWDLPKGKQDPGESHRKTARREVAEEVGIKKKRVTITADLGTTVHGYPWARRDVYAIKTTHWFAMTTTATRFKPETREGIEAVAWVPWAEARERLGFETLQALLDRLDPEALGVEAEADGPATGDGTAQTG comes from the coding sequence GTGCTGCTCTTCCTCCCGACGTTCGTCCGCGACCACGACCCCGTCCCCGCAGAGGGCTGGCACGCCGACGGCGAGCCGTTCCGCCTGTACCGCGCCCTGGAGGACGCCGAGGCGGCGGCGGTCGCGCCCGACGGCCACCTCGGCCGCGTCCTCGTGCTCGACGCCGCCCGCCTCACCCTCCACGGCGACCCGCCGACGACGGCCCACGTCGCCCGCGAGGCCGTCCTCAACGTGGACCTCGACGGCGACCTCTGGCGCCCGGCGCCTGTGGTGGCGGCCGGCGGCGTCGTCGTCCGCCCCGGCGCCGACGGGCCAGAGGTGCTGATGATCTTCCGCCGCGGCGCGTGGGACCTGCCGAAGGGCAAGCAGGACCCCGGCGAGAGCCACCGCAAGACGGCCCGCCGCGAGGTGGCCGAGGAGGTCGGCATCAAGAAGAAGAGGGTCACGATCACCGCCGACCTCGGGACGACCGTCCACGGCTACCCGTGGGCGCGGAGGGACGTCTACGCCATCAAGACCACCCACTGGTTCGCCATGACGACGACGGCGACGCGCTTCAAGCCCGAGACGCGCGAGGGCATCGAGGCCGTCGCCTGGGTGCCGTGGGCAGAGGCCCGCGAGCGGCTCGGCTTCGAGACGCTCCAGGCGCTCCTCGACCGCCTCGACCCCGAGGCCCTCGGCGTCGAGGCCGAGGCAGACGGCCCCGCGACGGGCGACGGCACGGCCCAGACGGGGTGA
- a CDS encoding NAD(P)/FAD-dependent oxidoreductase yields MAYDVDLLVLGGGAAGLTAAGTAANLGAKTMMVERDRLGGDCTWTGCVPSKTLLHHADLRAAAVAAGADPGPVDFAAVIGDVHTTREEVYHDADRPEIFEGFGIEVVSGDAAFTGPHAARIETADGARDVTFRMAIIATGGRAAPPPIPGLDATPHLTNERLFEITELPRHLVIVGAGPIGCEMGQAFRRLGSEVTIIDRADRPLGKDDADHGRMLQGVLEDEGVRFRMGADIERVEGTEGAVTVHISADGATEAVEGDVLLIATGRKPNIEGLGLEAAGVAFTERGVTVNDQCRTSQRHIWAAGDCTGEYALTHMSEHMAKQAATHAILKIPAPIDRKGLAWTTFTTPEVAQLGPTEDDLREQGTSFVTYRFPYTKVDRAVTEHATVGSIKVHATRWTGKILGASVIGERAGELIGMLAVAKKGGVPLRTVSDTIIPYPTYALGARRAADQYYIQKQFPKAIDLVKRVFGYRGLTPPPPDPDRVL; encoded by the coding sequence ATGGCCTACGACGTCGACCTTCTCGTGCTCGGCGGCGGTGCCGCTGGCCTCACCGCTGCGGGCACCGCCGCCAACCTCGGCGCCAAGACGATGATGGTCGAGCGCGACCGCCTCGGCGGCGACTGCACGTGGACCGGCTGCGTGCCGTCCAAGACGCTTCTCCACCATGCCGACCTCCGCGCCGCTGCGGTGGCTGCGGGCGCCGACCCCGGGCCGGTCGACTTCGCCGCCGTCATCGGGGACGTCCACACGACGCGCGAGGAGGTCTACCACGACGCCGACCGGCCGGAGATCTTCGAGGGCTTCGGCATCGAGGTGGTCTCGGGCGACGCCGCCTTCACCGGTCCGCACGCGGCCCGCATCGAGACCGCCGACGGGGCGCGCGACGTGACGTTCCGGATGGCGATCATCGCGACGGGAGGCCGGGCGGCCCCGCCGCCGATCCCGGGCCTGGACGCGACGCCGCACCTCACCAACGAGAGACTGTTCGAGATCACCGAACTGCCGCGCCACCTCGTCATCGTCGGCGCCGGGCCCATCGGGTGCGAGATGGGACAGGCCTTCCGCCGCCTCGGCTCCGAGGTCACCATCATCGACCGGGCCGACCGCCCGCTCGGCAAGGACGACGCCGACCACGGGCGGATGCTCCAGGGCGTCCTCGAAGACGAGGGCGTCCGTTTTCGCATGGGCGCCGATATCGAGCGAGTCGAGGGCACTGAGGGCGCGGTCACCGTCCACATCTCCGCCGACGGCGCCACCGAGGCGGTCGAGGGCGACGTGCTCCTCATCGCGACCGGCCGCAAACCCAACATCGAGGGGCTGGGGCTGGAGGCGGCGGGCGTGGCCTTCACCGAGCGCGGCGTCACCGTGAACGACCAGTGCCGGACCTCGCAGCGCCACATCTGGGCCGCGGGCGACTGCACCGGCGAGTACGCGCTCACCCACATGAGCGAGCACATGGCCAAGCAGGCGGCCACCCACGCCATCCTCAAGATCCCGGCGCCCATCGACCGGAAGGGCCTCGCCTGGACCACCTTCACCACGCCCGAGGTGGCCCAACTCGGGCCGACGGAGGACGACCTGCGTGAGCAGGGGACGAGCTTCGTGACCTACCGCTTCCCCTACACCAAGGTGGACCGCGCCGTAACCGAGCACGCGACCGTCGGCAGCATCAAGGTCCACGCGACGAGGTGGACCGGCAAGATCCTCGGCGCGAGCGTCATCGGGGAGCGCGCCGGCGAGCTGATCGGCATGCTGGCGGTCGCGAAGAAGGGCGGCGTGCCGCTGCGGACGGTCTCGGACACCATCATCCCGTACCCGACCTACGCGTTGGGGGCCCGGCGCGCGGCCGACCAGTACTACATCCAGAAGCAGTTCCCGAAGGCCATCGACCTCGTCAAGCGGGTCTTCGGCTACCGCGGCCTCACGCCGCCGCCGCCCGACCCCGACCGCGTGCTGTGA
- a CDS encoding zinc ribbon domain-containing protein — protein sequence MLTPRSKLEFRFVCPKCSNKGAAVKTVSMSGGTLSRMFNFQHNRYLAATCEWCGYTEFYDASVLGEKGGTANVFDLLFGG from the coding sequence ATGCTCACCCCCCGCTCCAAACTCGAATTCCGGTTCGTCTGCCCGAAGTGCAGCAACAAGGGTGCGGCCGTCAAGACGGTCTCGATGTCCGGGGGGACGCTGTCGCGGATGTTCAACTTCCAGCACAACCGCTACCTCGCCGCGACATGCGAGTGGTGCGGCTACACCGAGTTCTACGACGCGAGCGTGCTCGGCGAGAAGGGCGGGACGGCCAACGTGTTCGACCTGCTCTTCGGCGGGTAG
- the argG gene encoding argininosuccinate synthase, protein MPDPIALAFSGGLDTSFCVPYLREETGREIQTVTVDTGGFDEAEKAAIAARSEELGAAGHQMVDARRDLWDRVLQYLVKGNVLRGGVYPLCVGPERVVQAAALATAARDLGATAVAHGSTGAGNDQIRFDAALRLLADAGDGGPLEILTPIRALELSREASTTYLQERGFAVEAKTTEYSVNRGLWGTTIGGKETHDTDGVLPEAAWPDTIAPADAPDQPHRFLIRFEAGVPVAVAGEALDPVTLVETLNRDGAAHGVGRGIHVGDTILGIKGRIAFEAPGALTLLAAHRELEKLVLTQLQLVHKASLGDLYGRLVHEGLFFDPVCRDIEAFLDSSQQRVTGDVTVEWFKGSIRVLGATSPHSLFDAGVARYGEDNALWSGRDAEGFAQIYGLQARLAARAGA, encoded by the coding sequence ATGCCCGATCCCATCGCCCTCGCCTTCTCCGGCGGCCTCGACACCTCCTTCTGCGTCCCGTACCTCCGCGAGGAGACGGGCCGCGAGATCCAGACCGTGACCGTCGACACGGGCGGCTTCGACGAGGCCGAGAAGGCGGCCATCGCGGCGCGCTCCGAAGAGCTGGGCGCCGCCGGTCACCAGATGGTGGACGCCCGGCGCGACCTCTGGGACCGCGTCCTCCAGTACCTCGTCAAGGGCAACGTGCTGCGCGGGGGCGTCTACCCGCTGTGCGTCGGGCCGGAGCGCGTGGTGCAGGCCGCGGCGCTGGCGACGGCGGCGCGTGACCTCGGCGCCACGGCCGTCGCCCACGGATCGACCGGCGCAGGCAACGACCAGATCCGCTTCGACGCCGCCCTCCGTCTGCTGGCCGATGCGGGCGACGGCGGTCCGCTGGAGATCTTGACGCCCATTCGCGCCCTCGAACTGTCGCGGGAGGCGTCCACGACCTACCTGCAGGAGCGCGGCTTCGCCGTCGAGGCCAAGACCACCGAGTACTCGGTCAACCGGGGCCTGTGGGGGACCACCATCGGCGGCAAGGAGACGCACGACACCGACGGCGTCCTGCCCGAGGCGGCGTGGCCCGACACGATCGCGCCGGCCGACGCGCCCGACCAGCCGCACCGCTTCCTGATCCGCTTCGAGGCGGGCGTGCCGGTGGCCGTGGCGGGCGAGGCCCTCGACCCGGTGACGTTGGTCGAGACGCTCAACCGCGACGGCGCGGCGCACGGCGTCGGGCGGGGCATCCACGTGGGCGACACGATCCTGGGCATCAAGGGCCGGATCGCGTTCGAGGCGCCGGGCGCGCTGACGCTCCTGGCCGCCCACCGCGAGCTGGAGAAGCTGGTGCTGACGCAGCTCCAACTCGTTCACAAGGCCAGCCTGGGCGACCTGTACGGGCGGCTCGTCCACGAGGGCCTGTTCTTCGACCCTGTCTGCCGCGACATCGAGGCGTTCCTCGACAGCAGCCAGCAGCGCGTCACGGGCGACGTGACCGTGGAGTGGTTCAAGGGAAGCATCCGTGTGCTCGGCGCCACGTCGCCGCACTCGCTCTTCGACGCCGGGGTCGCCCGCTACGGCGAGGACAACGCCCTGTGGTCCGGCCGCGACGCCGAGGGCTTCGCCCAGATCTACGGGCTGCAGGCCCGCCTCGCCGCCCGCGCGGGCGCGTAA
- the argC gene encoding N-acetyl-gamma-glutamyl-phosphate reductase: protein MTSPTAPLRAAVLHGAGYAGGELLALLLAHPLVDPVVVTSRSQAGQPVWTTHPRLRGQSDLVYSDPADLDAEAADVAFICAEHGQGAAAVQSLRGSGFEGLIVDLSADHRLDSLATYEAVYGLEHPDPDAMRAAVYGLAEVNGDAVAGATLVANPGCFATGQSLALYPLVGLLGEVEAHVTALTGASGSGARPSATTHYPRRDGNVRAYKPLAHRHLAEVQEVLGDGATVHFVPVSGPFTRGIWGTAHVALPEGISLDEVTEAFEAAYGGRPLVRLSPGVLPELLPTVGTPFCDLGWVVRDGHLVVGFALDNLMKGAASQAVQNLNLALGWPEALGLLPGVAVPSLSDSGLVSS from the coding sequence ATGACCTCCCCGACCGCTCCGCTCCGCGCAGCCGTCTTGCACGGCGCCGGCTACGCCGGTGGCGAGCTGCTGGCGCTGCTGCTGGCCCACCCGCTCGTCGACCCCGTCGTCGTCACCAGCCGCAGCCAGGCCGGGCAGCCGGTCTGGACGACGCACCCGCGCCTGCGCGGCCAGTCCGACCTCGTCTACTCGGATCCCGCCGACCTCGACGCCGAGGCGGCCGATGTCGCGTTCATCTGTGCCGAGCACGGCCAGGGTGCCGCGGCGGTCCAGTCGCTCCGCGGGTCGGGCTTCGAGGGCCTGATCGTCGACCTGTCGGCCGACCACCGGCTGGACTCGCTGGCGACCTACGAGGCGGTCTACGGCCTGGAGCACCCGGACCCGGACGCCATGCGGGCGGCGGTCTACGGGTTGGCCGAGGTCAACGGCGACGCCGTGGCGGGGGCGACGCTGGTCGCCAACCCGGGCTGCTTCGCGACGGGCCAGAGCCTGGCGCTCTACCCGCTCGTCGGCCTGCTGGGCGAGGTCGAGGCGCACGTGACCGCGCTGACCGGCGCGTCGGGCTCGGGCGCCCGTCCGTCGGCGACGACCCACTACCCGCGCCGCGACGGCAACGTGCGCGCCTACAAGCCGCTGGCGCACCGCCACCTCGCCGAGGTGCAGGAGGTGCTGGGCGACGGCGCGACGGTCCACTTCGTCCCCGTCTCCGGCCCGTTCACGCGCGGCATCTGGGGAACGGCGCACGTCGCCCTGCCCGAGGGCATCAGCCTCGATGAGGTGACCGAGGCGTTCGAGGCCGCGTATGGTGGGCGCCCGCTCGTCCGCTTGTCGCCCGGCGTGCTGCCCGAGCTGCTGCCGACGGTCGGGACGCCGTTCTGCGACCTCGGCTGGGTGGTTCGCGACGGGCACCTGGTGGTCGGCTTCGCGCTGGACAACCTGATGAAGGGCGCGGCCTCGCAGGCCGTCCAGAACCTGAACCTCGCCCTGGGCTGGCCCGAGGCGCTGGGCCTGCTCCCCGGCGTGGCGGTGCCGTCCCTGTCCGACTCCGGCCTCGTGTCGTCCTGA
- a CDS encoding aspartate aminotransferase family protein, with the protein MTETLLDPMALEDAVTLPTYSKPPVALVRGEGTHVWDTEGREYLDFYGGHCVALLGHCPPRVVEAIREQAGELLFYSNAVYSPVRAEAAQALVDLAPDTLNRVFWCNSGTEANEAALKLARAVTGRSRVVAFSDGFHGRTLGALAATHGDKYHAPYRAVLPETTWVPFGDAEAVEAALGSEDVAALILEPMQSMAGITEARPDFYRAIREICDRTGTVLIFDEVQTGVGRTGTFLYGEHVGVTPDLVTLAKSLGAGVPVGAVLVSDAIAATVKAGDQGTTFGGGMLAMAAVHATLRQLADENLMARSLELFDRIADGLRAVDGVVEVRGRGCLIGVQLDREARPVVGALREAGVIVGTSGQAQTLRLMPPLTTTDADVDDFLQRIATVLRP; encoded by the coding sequence ATGACAGAGACCCTGCTCGACCCGATGGCGCTCGAAGACGCCGTCACGCTGCCGACCTACAGCAAGCCGCCCGTCGCGCTCGTCCGCGGCGAGGGGACGCACGTGTGGGACACCGAGGGGCGCGAGTACCTCGACTTCTACGGCGGTCACTGCGTCGCCCTGCTGGGGCACTGCCCGCCGCGCGTGGTCGAGGCCATCCGCGAGCAGGCGGGCGAACTGCTGTTCTACTCGAACGCCGTCTACAGCCCCGTCCGCGCCGAGGCTGCGCAGGCGCTCGTAGACCTGGCGCCGGACACGCTGAACCGCGTTTTCTGGTGCAACTCGGGGACGGAGGCCAACGAGGCGGCGCTCAAGCTGGCCCGCGCCGTCACCGGGCGGAGCCGCGTCGTGGCCTTCTCGGACGGCTTCCACGGGCGGACGCTGGGCGCGCTCGCGGCCACGCACGGCGACAAGTACCACGCGCCCTACCGCGCCGTCCTCCCCGAGACGACCTGGGTGCCGTTCGGCGACGCCGAGGCGGTCGAGGCGGCGCTCGGCAGCGAGGACGTGGCCGCGCTCATCCTGGAGCCGATGCAGTCGATGGCGGGCATCACCGAGGCGCGGCCGGACTTCTACCGCGCGATCCGCGAGATCTGCGACCGGACCGGCACCGTCTTGATCTTCGACGAGGTCCAGACGGGCGTCGGGCGGACGGGCACGTTCCTCTACGGCGAGCACGTCGGCGTGACGCCGGACCTGGTGACGCTGGCGAAGAGCCTGGGCGCGGGCGTCCCGGTCGGCGCCGTCCTCGTGAGCGACGCCATCGCGGCGACCGTCAAGGCGGGCGACCAGGGGACGACGTTCGGCGGCGGGATGCTGGCCATGGCGGCCGTCCACGCCACGCTTCGCCAACTCGCCGACGAGAACCTGATGGCGCGCTCGCTGGAGCTGTTCGACCGGATCGCGGACGGCCTGCGCGCGGTCGACGGCGTCGTCGAGGTGCGCGGGCGCGGCTGCCTGATCGGCGTCCAGCTCGACCGTGAGGCGCGGCCGGTCGTCGGCGCGTTGCGCGAGGCGGGCGTCATCGTCGGCACTTCGGGCCAGGCCCAGACGCTCCGCCTGATGCCGCCGCTCACGACCACGGATGCCGACGTGGACGACTTCCTCCAGCGCATCGCGACCGTCCTCCGTCCATGA
- a CDS encoding N-acetylornithine carbamoyltransferase: protein MNHLTSWTDLDDATWRACLDRALWHRQNRAWSQSAAAKALGLVFFNPSLRTRASMDLAAAHLGAHAVTLTPGNGTWGLETRDGVTMDGLAAEHVKEAFGVLSRYVDALGVRTFATLTDPEADAEDRAFRAVVDASTVPVVNLESARWHPCQELGDAATITDHLGGDVRGKKLVLHWAPHPKPLPRAVPNSALLMAARLGMEVIVARPDGFGLDADVLDLARDAARRSGGSVTESSDRVGALSGASVVYAKAWAGSGVYGSPDHEAQQRASHADTWRLSSDDLVQTDRAAFMHCLPVRRGVVVDGDVLDGDRAIHLLQAEYRLHAQKAILEWVWGLGAEG, encoded by the coding sequence ATGAACCACCTCACCTCCTGGACCGACCTCGACGACGCCACGTGGCGGGCCTGCCTCGACCGGGCGCTCTGGCACCGTCAGAACCGCGCGTGGAGCCAGTCGGCCGCGGCGAAGGCGCTCGGGCTCGTCTTCTTCAACCCGTCCCTGCGGACGCGCGCGTCGATGGACCTGGCCGCCGCCCACCTCGGCGCGCACGCGGTCACCCTCACCCCGGGTAACGGGACGTGGGGCCTCGAAACGCGCGACGGCGTGACGATGGACGGCCTCGCCGCCGAGCACGTCAAGGAGGCGTTCGGCGTGCTGAGCCGCTACGTCGACGCTCTGGGCGTCCGCACCTTCGCGACGCTCACGGACCCCGAGGCCGACGCTGAGGACCGCGCCTTCCGCGCCGTCGTGGACGCGTCGACGGTGCCGGTCGTCAACCTGGAGTCGGCGCGGTGGCACCCGTGCCAGGAACTGGGCGACGCCGCGACCATCACGGACCACCTGGGCGGCGACGTGCGGGGCAAGAAGCTGGTGCTCCACTGGGCGCCGCACCCGAAGCCGCTGCCGCGCGCCGTCCCCAACTCGGCGCTGCTGATGGCCGCGCGGCTGGGCATGGAGGTGATCGTCGCCCGCCCCGACGGCTTCGGCCTGGACGCCGACGTGCTCGACCTCGCCCGCGACGCCGCGCGGCGGTCCGGCGGGTCGGTTACCGAATCGAGCGACCGGGTCGGCGCGCTCTCCGGCGCCAGCGTGGTCTACGCGAAGGCCTGGGCCGGCAGCGGGGTCTACGGCTCGCCCGACCACGAGGCCCAACAGCGCGCCTCCCACGCCGACACCTGGCGCCTCTCGTCGGACGACTTGGTCCAGACCGACCGCGCCGCCTTCATGCACTGCCTGCCCGTCCGCCGTGGCGTGGTCGTGGACGGCGACGTGCTCGACGGCGACCGCGCGATCCACCTTCTCCAGGCCGAGTACCGGCTCCACGCCCAGAAGGCGATTCTGGAGTGGGTCTGGGGATTGGGTGCCGAGGGGTAG